Part of the Sodalinema gerasimenkoae IPPAS B-353 genome is shown below.
TCTCTCCCCGAAGAGCAGGCCGATGCCCAACTCGAACCCGTAACCAAAGCTGGCGTAGCCCCCGATGACTTCTACGTCACCACCATTTATCCCACGGAAATTCGCATTAACGGCGAGTGGATTCGCGTTGGCAAACAACGGATGGATGGGGCAATTGCCGTTAAGGAAACCCCACAGGGAATTGTCGCCGAATGCAAAATTCTACGGGATTTAGAAACGAACGAGACAGTCGTGGTGGGGGTTTCCGGTATCCGCACCGTTCGTAAACCCGAGTCTCGCGAAAAACGAGGAACCCAGGAATTTGGCTTTATGTCAGCCGGAGTCTCCAGTGAGCGACGGGTTGAACTGGTGGTGGAACAAGTGGCCTGGGAATTGCGACGAATTCGCGATCGCGGCGGCAAAGTGGTCATCACCGCTGGCCCCGTCGTCATCCATACTGGGGGAGCCGAACATCTCTCCTGGCTCATTCGCGAAGGCTATGTGCAGGGCCTCCTCGGCGGCAATGCGATCGCCGTCCATGACATGGAACAGTCTTGTCTAGGAACCTCCCTCGGGGTGGACATGAAACGGGGGGTCGCCGTTCGCGGCGGTCATCGTCACCACCTGAATGTGATTAACACCATTCGTCGTCATGGCAGTATCGCCCAGGCCGTTGAAGCCGGTGTGGTCAGTCATGGGGTGATGTATGAATGCGTGAAAAACAACGTACCCTTTGTTCTTGCCGGTTCTATCCGCGATGATGGTCCCCTTCCTGATACGGAAATGGATTTAATTCGCGCCCAAGAACGCTACGCCGAGTTGGTGCGTGGCTCAGATATGATTCTTATGCTCTCGACGATGCTGCATTCGATTGGGGTGGGGAATATGACCCCTTCTGGCGTGAAGATGGTTTGTGTGGATATCAACCCGGCGGTTGTCACCAAACTCAGCGATCGCGGTTCCGTCGAATCCACTGGTGTGGTGACTGATGTGGGCCTGTTCCTGAGTCTGTTGGTGAAGCAATTAGCTCAATTAACCAGTCCTCTGGTGAACGTTTAAGCTACTCTTCTTGATAACGGACCAAGAATTGTCTCTAAGTCTAAACTGGCGGCAACGGCTGCCAGTTTTTGGCTATCTCCACTATCAGACAGATGGGGGATACAACCTAACACCGGTAACTGGGTTAGAGATTCGATTAAATCCTGGGGAGTCCATTGCGCAATCTCGTCTGGGGATCGGGGTTCCACGCAATTGAGGACAATCCCCAAGATATTTACTTTCATCTGACGGGCCAGGGCTACATTGGCCACCGCCTGGGCGATCGCCCCCAGTTTCACGGGAACCACTAAGAGAGTCGGAAGTCGCCAATCCCGAGCTAAATCCGCCACCGTCAGTTCCCAGGTCACCGGGGAGCCTAAACCGCCGAGAAACTCCACCAAGAGTAAATCACGGCTGTTGCGCAACCCTTGCAGTTCCCGCCAGACTGGGGCTAAATCAATGTTACGTCCTTCTTGTTCCGCCGCTAGAGGAGGGGCCAGAGGGGCATTGAAAAACTGAGGATTGAGGGATTGGGGAGATTGATTCAGCTCAAAGCGTTCTTGGAACCACTCGCGATCGCCCACCCCGGACTGAATTGGTTTCATTAACCCCACGGAGAGTTGGGGGAGATACTGCTGAGTATAGGCCAATAGGGCCCCGGTGAGGATAGTTTTGCCCGTATCAGTATCGGTTCCGGCGATCGCCAAAGTTGTCATATCTGCTGAGTTCTGGGTGATGATTACTAATTAATGATGACTGAGGAGCTGCTGATAAAAGGCCAACTGCTTCTGGGCGATCGCCCGATTGGTATAGTCAGCTAACCCCCGATGATAGCCCCGTTGAGCCAGTTCCCCGGCTAACTCCGGGTTTTCCATCAACCTTAGCAAACAATCCCGCAGTTCCTCGGCGTTCCCTTCAGGGAACACCAAACCACTCTCACCAATCACATGGGGAATTTCCCCCGAATCGGAACCAATCACCGGAACTCGACAGGCCATCGCCTCAATTAGGACATGGCCAAACTGTTCTTTCCAGCCCACCGAGGAAAGGGTTTTAAACTCATAGGTGGTTTCCGACGGTAACACTAAGGTATCCAAGAGATTAATATAGCGGCAGACCTGGTCATGGGGAACACTCTCGACAAAAGTGAGTTTGTCCGTTAACCCCTGTTCTTGGGCCCAGGACTCTAGCTGTTCCCGCAGGGGTCCTCGTCCTAAAAGAAGCCAGCGCCAGGGGCGATCAGCTAATCCCTCTAAAGCCTTCGCGAGAGTCAGTAAGCCTTTTTCTTCCACAAAGCGTCCCACAAAGCCAACCACAAACTCTTGCGGGGTGATTCCTAGTTCCTCTCGCAAATCCAAAACATTCTGAGGACAGAAAAGCTGTTCATCCACCCCAAGTTGTGGCAAAACTGTCATTTCCCCCTCATAACCATGGTCTCGTAGGATATTTGCCCCATCTTGGTTTCCCACTACCACCCCATCGGTATGTTTTAAGTTATACCGCTCCAACACCGACAAGGGGAACTTCACCTCATAGGGCAAGTTCCACCACGTAAAAAATACATTTTTAGCCTTGAGTTTCAAGAGTCGATTAAGGGTAATAAACTCCGCGTAGCCTAAAGCTTTAGCACCTTGCTCAACTTGAATAATATCCGGGCGAAACTCTCGCAACAATGAGACTAAATCCCAGCCAAATGTTAATAATCCCTGTTGATTCTGACTAAAGTTCGACACCGGCACAACCCGAAATGCTCCCTCATCAATGGGCTGACTTTCTACCTGTTTGTTCTGGACTCCTCCCGGTTTCCAACGTTTGGGAACCACAACGGTCACCTCAGTTCCGGGTTCTAAACGGGCTAACTCCCGTAACTTTTCCCGGTTGAGGTCAACAATGTAGGTATGACTAGCAACTAAAATTTTCATGGGTTTGCAGATAACAGGGGGCCTCTTAACGGGTATTTTTAGCGGGAGGGTTGATACAACTCATCTTGACGGCTGTAGATTTGTCCATCATCCCAGAGAGATTGTATCCAAGTCTTCATGGCTTTGAGCAGTCCGAGCTTGTAGAAGCCAAGACGCACCACAATTTTAAGAGGCGAGCCACTTTTATTACAAGGGGGATGACCTAACACATGGCAGTCAAACAGTTTGGCAAAAAAGCGCAAGCATTGACCCATGGTTAAGTTATGGAGTCCTAAAAAGAAGTGATTGTGATAGAAGGTGATTTGGTACTGAACCGATTTGGTGCCAATATCATGACAGCCCCCTGTTTCTTCTCCCAGGTGAATCAAAGATGC
Proteins encoded:
- the bioD gene encoding dethiobiotin synthase produces the protein MTTLAIAGTDTDTGKTILTGALLAYTQQYLPQLSVGLMKPIQSGVGDREWFQERFELNQSPQSLNPQFFNAPLAPPLAAEQEGRNIDLAPVWRELQGLRNSRDLLLVEFLGGLGSPVTWELTVADLARDWRLPTLLVVPVKLGAIAQAVANVALARQMKVNILGIVLNCVEPRSPDEIAQWTPQDLIESLTQLPVLGCIPHLSDSGDSQKLAAVAASLDLETILGPLSRRVA
- the hpsO gene encoding hormogonium polysaccharide biosynthesis glycosyltransferase HpsO gives rise to the protein MKILVASHTYIVDLNREKLRELARLEPGTEVTVVVPKRWKPGGVQNKQVESQPIDEGAFRVVPVSNFSQNQQGLLTFGWDLVSLLREFRPDIIQVEQGAKALGYAEFITLNRLLKLKAKNVFFTWWNLPYEVKFPLSVLERYNLKHTDGVVVGNQDGANILRDHGYEGEMTVLPQLGVDEQLFCPQNVLDLREELGITPQEFVVGFVGRFVEEKGLLTLAKALEGLADRPWRWLLLGRGPLREQLESWAQEQGLTDKLTFVESVPHDQVCRYINLLDTLVLPSETTYEFKTLSSVGWKEQFGHVLIEAMACRVPVIGSDSGEIPHVIGESGLVFPEGNAEELRDCLLRLMENPELAGELAQRGYHRGLADYTNRAIAQKQLAFYQQLLSHH